The sequence CCATGCGGGCAATATAGTCCGGGATAACAACGGCGGCCGGCATTATACCTTTACCACTACCAACAACTGGGACGTGCTTTATGTGGACGGCTCCGGCTATCCCGTTGACGTCAGACCGGCTTATCAGAATGCGCTGGCCAAGTTTAGTTGGGGATATGACTCCTGGCTTTCCGGAAGATCTGCCGGCGGCCAGCCCGATACCGCCTATATGAACAAATTCAAATGCGTGATCTGGAGCGCCGGCTGGTATCTGGATCCGGAGGATACCGCTACGGTGAAGAATTATATGAACGGCCCGAAGGCCCTGTTGGGGATGTTTACCCAGGACACGCCCTGGTATTATGGTTCTGGCGACTACTATGGCGCGGCATTCAAAACATATCTAGAAAACGTCCTGCACACGATCTACCGCAGCGATCCGGTCAGCATAGCCCGTAAATATTACCGGGGCTATGCCTCTGACCCCATCTCCGACAAGTGGTCCGGAACCAAGGACAGCATGTATATCTATTGCAACGACGGCATGGGCGGCAACGGGGGGAATAAGGAATGGGGCGACTTCATCAAGGCCAATACCAACGGAGTAGGCTTTATGTGCCAGGATTCCTCCAGTTCCAAGAGGGACACCTGCGGCATCCGCTGGACCAGCGGCGGCGACCGATTGTTCCTGTCTACGGCCGAGTTTGCCAACATGAACGACACTTCCTCTACCGGCCCCTGGCAGAGCGCGGATCGGGATACCTTTATGAACAAAGCCGTGCTGTGGCTTTTGGGCCGCACCGAGGTTAAGCCGGTGATCTCTATTTCCGTGCCGGCCGGAGGTAACACCTATACCAGCAGCCCGATTTCCATAACCTGGAGCGTAACCTATGGCGGCAGCCTGGCCCAGGACTCCACCTTCATTTATTACAGCGACAATAACGGCGACGCCTGGTACTTGATTACCAAGGGCGTCCTGACCTCGCCCTACGCTTGGGATATCACCGCCCGTTTGAACGGCGCCAAGTATAAGATAAAAGTGGTGGTCCGGGATAACGGAACGCCAAAGCTTACCGGCGAGACGGCCACCGGCGCTTTTACCATCAACCGTTCGGGCAACGATACCAAGGGGCCGGTGATGGTCCGGCATTCAATGAAGACGGACAAAAATCCGGTTCCGGGAGGCGCCAAGTTCAGGATTGACTGCACTGCCAGCGATTCCTTATTCGGCCTGTCCAACATTCAGGCAGTCAAGTGTTCTCTTACCGGCAGCACCGTGACTGCTCCGGTGGTGCAGAATATGAAGGCGACCGATGGAACCTTTAACGCCATCATAGAGCAAGCTTTCGACTCCATTGCCACCGAAACCGGCAGCTGGTCCTTATCTTACAGGATTTACTTCAGGGCCCAGGACGCTTCGGCGGCCAAGGGGGGAAAGTCGGCCAATAACTGGGGCGGATTGGATAGCAATGATGTGGTGATTGCCGGCGGTAAAATTCCCAATGCCCAGCCATTAGCGGTAACTTTAACCTTGTTTACCGCCCAAACGGCTCAACCCGGGGTGGTATTAACCTGGACCACGGCTTCCGAAATCAATTCCTTAAGCTGGCAGGTAGAACGCAGCCTGACGGCAGACGGGGATTACCAGAAGATCGCCGAAATGCCGGCGGCCGGAAACTCCAACCAGGTTACAGAATACACCTATACCGACCTAACGGCCCTGCCTAACCAGGGATACTATTACAAGTTAGTGAACATCAGCAAGGACGAACCGCAATCGCGGGTGGTATACGGCCCCATCCACGCTACGGCCGGCGGAATTGCGGCTCCGAAGTTTTTTGCCCTGCAGGAGGCCAGGCCCAATCCCTTCGGCGGCATGGTGGACATCGGCTACCAGTTGCCGGAGAAGGCCCAGGTTTCGCTTAAGATCTACAACATCGCCGGGCAAGTGGTCCGCACCTTTGAAGAAGGCTTAAAGGATGCCGATTATTACACGGTCGTTTGGAACGGCAAAGACGACAACGGTAAGATATTGTCCAACGGCGTCTATATCTACCGGTTAAGCGCTAATACCATAAGCGGCCGGCAATACCAGACGGCCAAAAAGGTTACCTTGCTGAAATAGTTTCAGCGGAAACCTAAGTGCTTAGTCCTTAGCCCCGCCCTTAAGGGCGGGGCTAAGGATTTTTAGTATAACTTTTTGAATGGAGAGGGCCAAATAAAAAATAATGAAATGAAAAGATTCATCCCTCAGGCAATGATGTTGGCCGCGGTTTCGGCCGGTCTCGCAATCTCAGCCGGGGCCGAGGTGCCGGACACAACCAGGACGCCGATATTCCGAATGCGGGGGATAGTGGTTACGGCCAGCCGCACGCCTGAAGAAATCGCCAAGGCCCCGGCCGCGGTAACGGTAGTTACGGCCCCTGAGCTTGCCCGGCGCCAGCCCCGCGCCACGGCCGAAGTCTTGCGGGAGGAAACGGGAATTACCGTCCAGAAGACCAACCACAATGGCGGGTCGCCGGTCATCAGAGGAATGATGGGAAATCAGATCCTCCTTCTGGTGGATGGGATTCGGTTGAATAATGCCATATACCGTTACGGGCCAAACCAGTATCTGAATACCATAGGAGCCGCCGGGCTCAAACGCATTGAGGTGGTGCGGGGCCCAGGCTCGGCATACTACGGTTCGGACGCCATGGGCGGAGTGGTCAATGCCCTTACCAAAGAGCCCCGGTTCAGTTCCTCGGGGTTATGCCTTGGCGGCCGAGCGGAAGGGCGATGGAGCTCCACGGATAGGGGAAGCCTTTTTGGCGGCGAGGTTTCCGTGGCCGGCTCCAAAATCGCTCTGGCTTTTGGCGGAACCCATAAGGAGGTGGGCGACTTTACGGCCGGCCGCGGATTCCAGAGAAGGGATTCCAGCTCCCAGGTCTCTCCCTCCTCGTGGCGGGAGAAAACCTTTGACGCCAAGCTGGCGCTGATTCCTTTAATGAAGCATCGGCTGGTCGCGGCTTTGCAGGATGTCCGCCAGCGCAATGTGGAGTTTTACCACACTCCGGACCGTCTGGATCCCTATCAGGACCGGACGCTGGCTTATGTCAAGTGGACCTGGGAAAATCCCCTTTCTTTCCTGGCTCAACTTGAGGCCCGGGCTTCTTGGCAGGTTCAAAAGGAGAAATGGACCCGGAAGAAATCCGACCCGGATTATAGTCTTATTTACGGTTCAGCCAATGAGGTTGGAACCCCCGGCGCTTCCTTTCGGACACAAACCAAACCCTGGAAAAGCGTGGAGTTCACATTGGGGGTGGAGTCCTACCGGGATAAAGTTACCAGTTCCGGTTTTCGGGACAGCACGGTTCTGACCGCCGGCGCCGTGAACCGGCGGAGTGCGCGCGGAGACTATAGTAATGCCGTTTTGGAAAACAGGGGAGGCTTTTTCCTATCCCGGGCGCAACCCTTTTCCAAACTTGCTCTTTTTTCCGGAATTCGCTACGACAGGTTCAAACTTAGTTCTTCCCCGGACTCTTTGGCGGTGCCGTTTGGGATAGTCCAAAAAAACTCCGCGCTTACGGGCGGCGGCGGAATGCGCTGGGAAATCAAAGGCCCGCTGGCCCTGGCGGCCAATATCGCCACCGCTTTTAGGGCGCCCAATGTGGATGATGTCCTCCGTTTCGGCCCGGTGGAGAGAACTTGGTTTGAAGTGCCCAATCCCGGCCTCAAGCCGGAGAAGAGCGCCACCGTGGACTATGGCCTGCGCTGGGACGGCCCGGCGCTCGCTTTAAGCCTGACCTTCTACCATGCCGGCTTGCGGGACCTGATTGACCGCCGGCCTGCAAGTTACAACGGAGATACGCTCTACTCCGGCCGCAGGGTTCAGCGCCGGGAGAATGTAATCCGGGCGAGAATTGATGGCCTGGAGGCCGAGGTTGAAGTTTTGCTGACCAACGAAGTTAATTTTCGCGGCGGGCTTTCCAGCGCCTATGGTCAGGATCTGACCGCCGGCGTCCCCTTGCGGCGCATCCCGCCGCTTTCGGGATATGTTGCCTGTCAGATCGCCAAGCCAGATGGACGGCTTTGGGCCGAAGCCACCGCGCGCCTGGCAGGGGAACAGTCCCGCTATGCCCCGGGAGACCGTTCGGACCTGGATATGCAGCCCGCGCCGGGACGCTATGTGACACCCGGTTACGCGATTCTCAACTTCCGTTTCGGCTCCAAAGTTACAAGATTTCTCGAGGCCACCCTGGGAATCGAGAATATCGCCAACCGCAATTACTGGGAG is a genomic window of candidate division TA06 bacterium containing:
- a CDS encoding T9SS type A sorting domain-containing protein, with protein sequence DLINFVITNVRAENVFNAAADIKWTTSEAATSTVYYDTLTSVGKKTTDADQDIPAGEVKSHVITLKGLTPNRLYYYDVESKDHAGNIVRDNNGGRHYTFTTTNNWDVLYVDGSGYPVDVRPAYQNALAKFSWGYDSWLSGRSAGGQPDTAYMNKFKCVIWSAGWYLDPEDTATVKNYMNGPKALLGMFTQDTPWYYGSGDYYGAAFKTYLENVLHTIYRSDPVSIARKYYRGYASDPISDKWSGTKDSMYIYCNDGMGGNGGNKEWGDFIKANTNGVGFMCQDSSSSKRDTCGIRWTSGGDRLFLSTAEFANMNDTSSTGPWQSADRDTFMNKAVLWLLGRTEVKPVISISVPAGGNTYTSSPISITWSVTYGGSLAQDSTFIYYSDNNGDAWYLITKGVLTSPYAWDITARLNGAKYKIKVVVRDNGTPKLTGETATGAFTINRSGNDTKGPVMVRHSMKTDKNPVPGGAKFRIDCTASDSLFGLSNIQAVKCSLTGSTVTAPVVQNMKATDGTFNAIIEQAFDSIATETGSWSLSYRIYFRAQDASAAKGGKSANNWGGLDSNDVVIAGGKIPNAQPLAVTLTLFTAQTAQPGVVLTWTTASEINSLSWQVERSLTADGDYQKIAEMPAAGNSNQVTEYTYTDLTALPNQGYYYKLVNISKDEPQSRVVYGPIHATAGGIAAPKFFALQEARPNPFGGMVDIGYQLPEKAQVSLKIYNIAGQVVRTFEEGLKDADYYTVVWNGKDDNGKILSNGVYIYRLSANTISGRQYQTAKKVTLLK
- a CDS encoding TonB-dependent receptor codes for the protein MKRFIPQAMMLAAVSAGLAISAGAEVPDTTRTPIFRMRGIVVTASRTPEEIAKAPAAVTVVTAPELARRQPRATAEVLREETGITVQKTNHNGGSPVIRGMMGNQILLLVDGIRLNNAIYRYGPNQYLNTIGAAGLKRIEVVRGPGSAYYGSDAMGGVVNALTKEPRFSSSGLCLGGRAEGRWSSTDRGSLFGGEVSVAGSKIALAFGGTHKEVGDFTAGRGFQRRDSSSQVSPSSWREKTFDAKLALIPLMKHRLVAALQDVRQRNVEFYHTPDRLDPYQDRTLAYVKWTWENPLSFLAQLEARASWQVQKEKWTRKKSDPDYSLIYGSANEVGTPGASFRTQTKPWKSVEFTLGVESYRDKVTSSGFRDSTVLTAGAVNRRSARGDYSNAVLENRGGFFLSRAQPFSKLALFSGIRYDRFKLSSSPDSLAVPFGIVQKNSALTGGGGMRWEIKGPLALAANIATAFRAPNVDDVLRFGPVERTWFEVPNPGLKPEKSATVDYGLRWDGPALALSLTFYHAGLRDLIDRRPASYNGDTLYSGRRVQRRENVIRARIDGLEAEVEVLLTNEVNFRGGLSSAYGQDLTAGVPLRRIPPLSGYVACQIAKPDGRLWAEATARLAGEQSRYAPGDRSDLDMQPAPGRYVTPGYAILNFRFGSKVTRFLEATLGIENIANRNYWEHGSRVPASGTNVTLGLALSGDRNF